One window of the Lycorma delicatula isolate Av1 chromosome 3, ASM4794821v1, whole genome shotgun sequence genome contains the following:
- the LOC142321498 gene encoding ejaculatory bulb-specific protein 3-like — MKVLFLFAILSVSTYMCYADEEKYTAAWDNINIDEVMNNERLMKQYMDCILDKGPCSPDGKELKKHIPDAIKTKCAKCTDKQKEGAKKVIRHLIEKRPNDWEQLKKKFDPTGEAFEAYKQELNL; from the exons ATGaaggtcttatttttatttgctatctTATCTGTATCTACGTACATGTGTTACGCTGATGAGGAAAAGTATACAGCAGCATGGGATAATATAAATATCGATGAAGTAATGAATAATGAAAGGCTTATGAAGCAATATATGGATTGTATCTTAGACAAAGGCCCTTGCTCACCAGATGGAAAAGAACTTAAAA AGCATATTCCAGACGCAATTAAAACTAAGTGTGCAAAATGTACTGATAAACAAAAGGAAGGAGCAAAAAAGGTTATTCGTCATTTAATCGAAAAAAGACCAAATGACTGGGaacaacttaagaaaaaatttgaccCAACTGGTGAAGCATTTGAAGCATACAAACAAGAActcaacttataa
- the LOC142321499 gene encoding ejaculatory bulb-specific protein 3-like produces MKVVFLFAILSVSTYMCYADEEKYTAAWDNINIDEVMNNERLMKQYMDCILDKGPCSPDGKELKKHIPDAIKTKCAKCTDKQKEGAKKVIRHLIEKRPNDWEQLKKKFDPNGEAFEAYKHELKL; encoded by the exons ATGAAGgtcgtatttttatttgctatCTTATCTGTATCTACGTACATGTGTTACGCTGATGAGGAAAAGTATACAGCAGCATGGGATAATATAAATATCGATGAAGTAATGAATAATGAAAGACTTATGAAGCAATATATGGATTGTATCTTAGACAAAGGCCCTTGCTCACCAGATGGAAAAGAACTTAAAA AGCATATTCCAGACGCAATTAAAACTAAGTGTGCAAAATGTACTGATAAACAAAAGGAAGGAGCAAAAAAGGTTATCCGTCATTTAATCGAAAAAAGACCAAATGACTGGGaacaacttaagaaaaaatttgatccAAATGGTGAAGCCTTTGAAGCATACAAACACGAactcaagttataa